ttgtttgaatttttgattaaaaattaaagatatatttacattatacaaaCACTGAATTGTGTATAGTAGTAAATGTTTGAATTTACCTGGCTTAACTAAAgcggatataaaatataaacgtaatgaaaaattttatgtGCGGTAACATTTCtggagtaaaaaataaattttaccttaAAAATGAGAAATTTATTGCATAATTACAGTAAAAGGACCCAATACAAAGAAGTTGAATTCAATAATAAGGCATAATAATGTTACCTTGAGAAGGGTAACTCAGAATAAACATAGATTGATAGAAATAACACAGATCGGAAAACAAAGGGCAAAAAACtctatcgtttactttttaatttttatcctaatatattttatcacttaACTCtaacactttatatattttattaataaaaaactattcgtAAAAAATGCGTactattattaaactaaatattagttCGTGTCTGTATCccacattacatttaaatataggatttgtgatttaaaattgaaattacaatttattcatgAATTAAATTGATGAAAATAGCAACCAATATTCACCGTGATTAACTTTCGTGATAACAGGAACTAGTTGTTATAATGAAGTACTAAAAATACCTGGACGCGTCGGGTTTGATCTCCAATGTTCACTTTTTAACTCAATTTAATCTCCACTTGCTTTGTCACTATTCGATCCGGTTTGACCACGGGTGCACAGTGCGTGCGCGTACGTCGGGCTCTTGCGGCATTCTGCGCTCGCGCACCCGTTGGGGCAGTGCCGCTGACCTCCCCGATGCAGGAAGTTCACGAAAAATCTTATTGTATAATGGATGCGGTACAATCTTTCACgtttcaatgaaaaattattacgcTACATTACGATAATTAGATATCTGCTATAGTTCCTGTTTGCCTGATTCATTGatgaataagaaattatataaaaacaatggatttttatgaaaaatgtcGATGTTTATTTAAGCAAGATCTCAcgcaatttgtaaattttaatgaaaattcaaaagtatgcatgtataaaataataataggtaaaGAGAAGAATCAATCTTCTCGATGCACTGAGGTCTTAACTTTTGCGATATTTGAATAGCTCACAATTAGACGATAAAAAGATAATCTCTACCACTCTACACgtgtacttatattaatattagtatctgCCAACATCTGCTATACAAGTCTTTGACTCACATAGAACGTGTCGATACCACAATGTTTACGTCTCTGTATTCCTGGGTATAAATAACCTAGGGCGAGGTTAGCCGATGTAGAATCAAGAATatgctaaatttatttatcatcttAGGGAGTTCTTTAGATACGGACACTAATAGAaatgaactatttttaatttatttaaaatatacattgtatatgtatttatgtaattacttattattattatcctgTTTAGTTAAaggaaatttggtataaaatgaAGTTCTCAaattttgtagtttattttataagccgTTTACACtggttttctaaaataaattgtgaaacaggttttatatgtatttacagcatttttttcttattcttgaaataaaacataGCAAGTTACaggttaataaaaattatggtataaattaagttatattaaaaatatataaaatacaacataaaaatatgtttataagatAGTGAACGTTTAGTTTAGTCTATATTCAATGccgttcaaaattttaataaagtctgTGCGTTTTCATTACTTCATGTGTTAGTGTGACCTCTCAGGAATTGAACTCTGCCCTAAGCGTCGCTGCTACATTTTCTGCACCTACGCTTCGTACTGTGCAAATACAATAGGTATACTTATTACGCCCGTACCACGTTATAGAAGTACTATTCATATATGTAAATGCCATGAAAAGagaagttttgtttatttcaaatcaaataattgatttatgtaaaacaaatatatatatattgatatatattgattatagaaCATTGTTTCCAGGTTAccaaattttatgttaataaagaaaatattttataaattgtatatttaatgagaTTAGATAACAACGTCAACAGAGGTTATATTTCCGGTTTGCGATTTCGTAATGAACGCTGATTAAACTACAACAAACGACTTAAAGCAAAGGCATAAGGTAATTTATGATAGAAAAACTCAATGGTTTTCTATTGGCCAGACTCGGGATTTAAAAACAGGAACTCGGGATCAACCTTACAGTTACAAGCTAGTCACGAGAAAACTAGAACGAACCAGAAGGaaaatctctaaaattaaaatttacacaatttctattgataatattgtataaaagtaatatatattttgtttcatcaatatcagtatttattattaatataatatttacataataatcgtattttctttataaattttatttgtggcaatcttcaaataaatttttgacTATTTGATGTTATTGTAAACTAAACTGTCATCAACAGTATAAACTTATAACTACTgcaatattatgttttgtaaatttgtgaaaaatataaacatttatagataATGTAATAGTACGTaccgtcatttaacaaataatttttaaaaaaaaaaacagaaaaatgtATTGAAACGAAAAGAAAATGCGTTGGCGTCTGTTTGAAAGTCGCTATATAGACACCGGTTTATATGCGGCCACTGCTCAGGAATTGAAGACAAAGGAATTAGAAGTCCAGCTTAGAGAAGaagaagttaataaaaaatccaaACAATTGGAAAAAAGGATTGATGAATTGAAAAAACGGTCTGAACATAAGGCTAAGAAGGATTTAGCAGCAGCAGCCAAATTAGAACAAGCCcgtaaaaatttattaaaagtcctctacagcaataaaaaatgtaataaatgtaaaaaatgtcataaaaatgaaaagaaaaatcgAGACAATTCGAAAAAAAAGTCAGAAAATACAAAACAAGCTGGAATAGATGTTTTACATAATttctttgacaaatattttaaaatggaaaaaaaagttaataatttgatGAAGATAAATAGTCAAGATTTTATAGATCATTTAAAACGGATACTTTTGCAGCCTTATACTAATTCATATCCATCTTATAAAAAGTCCAATAACTACAAAAGAAACAGATGGGATCCATCTATGGATGATTGTTACTTGATGTCTTTACGAAAAACTCCACAACTATGGATATACCACCAATGGCCTCGGTTTTATCCGCAGTATTTAAGTGTGCGAGCTCAGTGCAAAAACTGTGGATTTTTATTCATGATTTTATTTAGCTTCTTGTTATGGGTACCTTGCTTTATTTGTTTAGAATTATGtgaatgtttaatttgttgCTGCTGCTCTGATTGTTAATGAAATATGGTTCACAGAAAATGAAAACGTCAAtgcttaaaacatatttattattttgtaaatattcgtTATGTTCACACTATTTGCATTATAgtctgttaaaataaaaaaaaagaagtatcgAGCTAGATACAGCGTTTTACCGCACTTGACattacatcaaaaataaatgtcatttggatctatacattttttatagttgtattATTTATCTAGAATTTTCGATTACTAtaagataagaaaaatatatttctatttataatcatatatttaacgTGTTTTAACCAATTTAGCGAAATACTTTTACAAGAAATATGGAGCATGATTGTGTGGCTTTTCATAGATTACgactattaaattttaatagacgTAGTGACCATTATTGTCGAAATTGTGATGAAATAAAAGAATACCATGACCACGAGGAAAAACAGAGTAGTCTTGAAACAAAAAGGAAACTTATGACAAATTGCTCATGTGGCAAAAGTTCAAAATGTGTAAAAAGTACTTCAcaagtatttttacaaaaaaggcTTAGGTCACCTCTTACAATGACAAATTGTCCATCAAAAAAGTTATCctttggtaagtagaataaaataatacttctcACCTAATCTTCTACTATTTTTgtagtgtaaaaatattacaatgttaaaATCCTTTTCTTTAcaaacaaatttgttttatattagacTAGATATTACCTACGGCATCGTTCCTATGATTTTTCGGAATAAAGTCTAAGCCACTCTCTGACGCACAAACTATCCAAAGAACTGACTGTAAACGTGACTGAAAGAAAGACGAAGAAACATGCAAACATGCGCAATTTGATACTTACGTATTAACGCCAccacaccaaaaaaaaaaaagaacattctgCTAATGCGAAATAAAATAGCTTcggttaggttttattttttttatatatataattcgcaTTCGCAGAATTTGGTTTTTGTTGCAGTGGCGTTAATgcgtatagcctattccaatggaagtacgaaaaatgtaaacaaaccttagatttacatatttcatgcgattcgctaataactcagctatattgtgcactactaagagtttatgattaatatatcctaATGTATAATACGACACTATTACGCTTAaacacttatttccactttaattttacttccaaaattccgatagtAGTTTCGTccacgttcaaaacgccatttttttgcaaaaccatcgtgaatatcatagattaatcaagcgaTATCGcgatatcacgtcaatttgctgtcaaaatgttgtttatttggcttttctcctcttatggttggaatagagaaTAAGTACccgcatttttaataatagtatggaTTAGCAAACATTGGCGGATGAACATACATTTGGGTGATTCTTTATGTGTGAGTCCCATGCTGTATAACTAATTCTTGTAGTTACAGTAAAACACTGTACGTTTATGTCTACTTTACACGAGTTAATTACCTTAGTATGTTTTTTAGGTGCATCGAAGAATccaattaatactaatattatccaAAAACCAGGAAGGTCACTTGACGTTGAGCAAAAATATTCGTTGTATGGTGTGTTTTCTGATAAAGTAAAATcgaaaatttatagtttattgaaGTCTAAAACAggtttaaaacaaaagaaacgtagagaaaaaaaatatgactgcAAAGGCAATGatattcaagttttatttgaCGCTAAAAAATTCAAATCTCAAAAGAGGCTTAGAAAGCGAAAAGCTTTTGGAGATTACAAAAGACTCGATTTGTTATATAACTCAAAATCGTCATGCGATGTAAATGAATTACCGTGCAATAATTTAGcgcaaagtaataataaaattactaggCATAGACACGATTGCGTGCAAATCGAAACtgatattcaaaaaaagaatacaaaCCACTCTTTAAGAGCTTGTGTGTGTAGCAAACCAGTAAATTCTAAATTGGTCGATTTTCCATGTGGTAAAATGTGTAAATGCGTAgatttgaataatgttttagACAGAAATTGTAATTACAGCGTATCTAAAGAAATTCAATACTCACGAAAAAATCGAAAAGTGTCAGTTACACCTTCTTGTTTTTCTATTTGTAAAATTGGTGCTGGAGATTCAGCCATAAATCGACATAGTTTAGATTCAAAAATTCAAGCAAAGTGTATGGAGAAAAATACTGGTAACGGTGGTGGTGATACAGTACTATTAAAATGTACACAAAGAAAACCAACGTATTCTCTTCTTTCCGTTTACTTCAGTAATAATCATCTCGTAGCTATAATAAAATCCGTTACAAAAATTTTGCTCTTGAGCTTCGCGATTATAGCATGGTCTCCTTGCATTATatcagtttatatatattggttaaTTACTTATCCATTACGACCACaacatatttttacacaatCCAAATATGATGAATGTGCTAAATGTAAATCATGTTTTCAATGCGGAAACGCATTTTGGTATTCGATTTTTCATTCAATTGTTCGAGCTTTGGAAAAACTTGGTCATGCTTATAATATACTAGTctcttcaataaaaaataaaaaacatgaaaacaaaaacagaatagGGCCGTTCTTACCACAAtctactgtaataaataaatgtctacgTCACAAGCACAGAAAATTGCACTTTAATGCAAATCCTAGGGAAAGGTATACCTTGAGCTATATGCAACGTAGGGGGTGGATTATAAAACCTTCGAGAAAACACCGCAAGCGAAAACACTACTTACACAAATATTATCCGATAGATAATATTGACAAATCATGCGTAGCagcgaaaaataaacaatatcctGAAGTTTTTGGAATAAACACCCCCGGAACTTTACCTAGCTTAAAATATCTATCATGTATACGATTATCTAAAAAAGgtcacaaagaaaataaatctaaaaaaaatttcaaaaattattcaTCAAAAGTAGTTTCTACTAAAAGTTGtcctgttttaataaaaacatctacATCAAGGACCGAAAAGCCTGCAtccaaatttactttaataaaaaacttaactgAGTGCAATACATCAGCCATATTTAAAAGAGGAGGAAAATCTTCTACGTCAAAGTTCATAGGTAATTCATTACTTGAATCTATTAAAAACACTGAAAACAATACACGGAAAAGAAATATTGGTAAAAGTAGATATTCGAGAAACGTCCTTTACAACACTCAAATATATTCGCCATTTACTAATCATTTTTGTAGACAAAAACATGaagaacctttttttaataaatatgatggaTGCAgtttctttaaaagaaaaacaggaCGGACTCCATGTTCGTGTAAAcatagaataattttatcacaGAATAAGCAGTGTCTTTACTGCCCTAAAACTAGCTTCGTAATACCTCCAGAACAAAGGAAACGAACTAAATCTGTATTACTAACAAGAGATAGTTTTAGGAAATTGAAACATATCAATCAATCCaaaagtgtaactacaaaacaaaaagtatttagaTATTTCAAGACTGctttgaaaaatatcaaaagtgtTGCGCGTGAAACGGATACTAAAGCGTGGCAGAATGATGATATTTGCAAAGATATATATGTTAGCAATTTAAGAACAAAACCATGGTTTTGGGTTTATAAGTTATGTCCCTCTTTTTATCCCTACTTTTTAGTGTTTATCAGATTTAACGAAAATTGCGCTCATTGCTTTTTATTGATGGTTTCGTCATGTATTTGGTTCCCCATAATATGTTGTTGTTACCTTTACTGTTCATTAATTTCCGAATGTATATAACATTTGGAAATTACTGagcaatattgtaaattaaattttgtattagtatttattttattaataatttgattcatatggtttaataagttattgtatgaatttaaataaaattaaattttcgtttttCTAATACCGCTGCCTAATATCTAACTacccttattattatattttttatttatattgtattcattATATTCTAGATGTCTCATTTCACGTTTATAAAGCTGGCTAACTAGCTCATGTATTTGATCCccttacataattataattaataacaattaaaaaattaatacgtatatacgaaatttgaaacttatcgtaaaaaataatacacacgacttttatatttgtgtgaGTGAAAAAGTTATTCGTATTATTCGAtaaatacatagaaatattttattttgaacattactattgtaattgttttattatgtttgtatgtgtTTTATATGTGTTGTATTATAGGAAATAAGTTGGAATTTTTGCTTAAAGCTGTATAGTGCAATTCAGTTGCCTCTTATATGAAAAAGTGGTTGTAATGTTCTGCTGTCAAAAACATTGtcatataaaatgtcaaatgtcaattgtCAAACGAAATATCAAAAAGATGTCAGACTTCtgttgtttgtattttaatttatttttattatcagtgTATTAATTTACAACTCCATCAACCGaggtttttttcattttaaagcttagttattttaaatataaccgaAAGGGTAGGAAAGTTTTACTTAGTTGCTTAAGCTACACAATTAGAATGCAGTCAACTGAAAAACGCAGTAAATCATTGGACCTTGCTTCCATGGAACCGACAACTAGAGTGAAGCAGCTGGCTAATTACGGGGCTATGGTCGAAGTTGATCCAAATGTTCCGCCAAGGAGGTGAGTTGATAATAATgagtaatatttgaatattactaTGACTTATTTGCCCTTTTCtgtaatactaaattaaattacattaatccaCTGTTATTTAGTAACACAACAGGTAAATTCCATAACGCTAtttctatttcaatatttacatgTTAGAAACATAAtcctattaaaaaatcaatgaatatatatttcaggTATTATAGATCAGGCTTAGAGATGGTGAGAATGGCTAATGTGTATTTAGCAGAAGGTAGCCTTGAAAATGCCTACATATTGTATATGaaatttatgacattatttttggAGAAAATAAGGAAACATCCAGAATATAATACTGTACCTATTGAAGTGAAATCTGTGAACCAATCTATGTTAAAAGAGGTGATGCCAAAGGCTGAAAAACTGAAACAGAAGCTGTTAGAACAATTCAAAAAAGAACATGTGTATTATATAGAGAATGAGGTATTGGATTCGGGTTTTTGTCatgaattgttttttgtatAGGTATATAATGTTTGTCATGTTTTTAGGAAAAAAGAAGAATAGCAGAAGAAGCTAGAAAAAAGCAGGAACAGGATGATGCAAAGTTGGCACAGCGCCTTCAGGCTGATGAGAATAGACAAGATGGACATCCAACTTCACCTCACTTACTTAATGcagtaagtttaaataaacttgacatttttaaaaatggaattgacctgttttaatttttcttgttAACTGCATTATGAAATTTCTTTGAAAAAgacagattttgtttatttttttgtaatataataatataaacatgaaacgaagagttgaaatatttcatttgatttggttaatcatttttttttttattttattcaataaaaaaggtGTTATTACTTTAATAGATCTAACAGTACTTTAatcttcatatttaaaattttgggaTTGtggtaatattacatttattcataacaaattaTCTCATACATTGTGTAGAGAAGAAGACTTTTCTTGTTGAATTTGCAATTTGATTaacataaagaatatatatttcaggAAGAATGGGCAGTTACTCCATCTGCACCTCCAGTGGATGGGGTTCTATATCCTGATGATTTTGCATCAGAGCCTCCTCGAGCAACACTCATACCACCCCCCAGGCCACAGCAGtatgtaacattataataattacttaaaagatGATTCTAAAAGACtccatattcatttatattctaaAGGCCATGAGAATGTCACATGGAATATTGCTAGGAATTTTTGCCTACATTCTACTTAGAATCGAACTTATGTATTCTAATATAAAAGTCTCATAGTGTAGTGCTTGAATATgttaaaaatcacaaaatattttccAGTATATCATCTACTTAAATATTACAGTATCTTTatcttgtttatatatatattattttatcaaaataaatttttattggtTCAAAAAAAAGacgacatacattttttttaacaaaaaacacattttcgaaactttaaagtatttttagagTACTTTGTTGgagcataaatataaatattggacaacatcacatacattactctgatcccaatgtaagtagctaaagcatttgtgttatggaaaatcagaagtaacgacggtaccacatacacccagacccaagacaacatagaaaactaatgaatttttctacatcgactcggccgggaatcgaacccgggacctcggagtggcgtacccatgaaaaccggtgtacacactacccgaccacggaggtcgtcattcgagcatttcttttttctttattcaaacaAGAGTTTTGTTTAAACTCAGTCTGTAAATGTGATATTTGACGTAGTGTTTTTACGAATGTAATTTGACTAGACCTACGAAcctaaacatttttgaaaaaaaaaattgatgactCAGCCGAAGCCAAGGCAGTCAAAAGATTACAAATCAGCTACTTTTGGCTGAACCAAAAATCAAGGTCCTCAATACGAGGCGTCGTACCCCGGTCTCGTTTGGTGATGCTCTGGCACCACGATACGAGAGGACGGGGCAGTGCAGTGAGCGCGCCGCAGGTCGGGCGCGGCGCTGCTGGGCTCGCGCCGCCTGCGCGCCGTGCGCGTGCCGGCCGCGCTGCTGGCGCGCTTCCTGGCGCTGGCGGCCGACAACACGGCGCGCAACGTGGAGCTCTGCGGCATCCTCGCCGGGATACTGGTCACTCTTTGCGATTACTCTGTACCACTAGCATTTCCACTAGCAGGCTCACTAGCTGTGCCACTAGTAGTCTCGCTAACTGTCACACTAGCAGAGCCACTAACAGTTACACCAGCAGTGCCAATAGCAGGGGCACTAGCATTTGCACTAGCAGTACCACTAGTTATCACACTGGCAGTACCACTGTTCGACTACGCGTTGGTGGTTAAACGTGTGCAGGATTCCTCACAATGTTGTTTGAATTTGGCTCTGTTTTTTCCTTGGCCACAAGATAACGTATATTCCAAAATACCGATCGCCATATAATTCTTAGTGGTGTTTTAGTACACAAACAAACTATAAAGCTACGGTCAACATTGATAAATTAGCATGGTGATGTGAATTGTCATTGTAAATGTATGTCGACATAAACAAATATGCCTTATTGTTTatcaaagaataaaattacatacagaGTTGATATggtaattttaagaattttgaaAAAGAGGTCTTATAGCTTAGAGAgcgatgttttatataattttttaaaggcTTCTcattcacttaaaaaaatatgcaaatatcatataaataagacCGATGACGTCATGAAgctaatcaaaattaaaataatgaacacttaaaatattgtgatcatcaATAGCACGACCATGTATTACAACTTTTCACTTGTCCGCACTATCCAGGAACGTGATCAGCTAAAAATAACTCACGTGGTCGTCCCGAAGCAGACGGGCACAGCGGACTCGTGCAGCACTAACAACGAGGAAGAGATCTTCCATTACCAGGACCAGCACAACCTCATCACACTCGGCTGGATCCATGTAAGATATTCGTTATGttcaatacaaattatactGATTTATTACACGATATTCGTTTtagaattaaaactaattaagttaaaaaataaaacgtaattaaaactattgtaGTGTGTTACACTATTTCACCTAAACAACTGGACTGGATTCAAATGTGATCACAACTGCTCAGATATCGGAACTTtaggaattattattaaaaccttaCTTTGctaatcaatcaaaaaaaaaccttgggaactaagatggctCACCCACTGAAACAATAGAAGTAAAATACTGCTGTTTTACGtttgaatatgtgatgagtgggtacaTCCAGACTGCCTTGCATAAAGTCATACGCTCaaggaatttattattattaatatatagttcGCACGCGATTTCGCTCGCGTTCTAGTTTGGTCGCCAGGGGTACTCAAGTGCTCGTCAAGCTTGCTTCCTTCCAAATTCATCAAATTTAGGTCAGTagcttggccgtgaaagagcacaaacagacagacagagttactctcgcagttataacattattatatatattacacacaTGAATCCTAATCCATTTCATTACGTTTGGGTTTTTGCCTCGCGGTTTTCTTATTATTCTGGTATTCATTGGGGCAGTTGCCTGTCGTGGTACGAGCCGGTCAGCGCGCTCGTACCGTTACTACTCGTGTCGACTGGACGAC
This DNA window, taken from Vanessa tameamea isolate UH-Manoa-2023 chromosome 7, ilVanTame1 primary haplotype, whole genome shotgun sequence, encodes the following:
- the LOC113401233 gene encoding STAM-binding protein-like A gives rise to the protein MQSTEKRSKSLDLASMEPTTRVKQLANYGAMVEVDPNVPPRRYYRSGLEMVRMANVYLAEGSLENAYILYMKFMTLFLEKIRKHPEYNTVPIEVKSVNQSMLKEVMPKAEKLKQKLLEQFKKEHVYYIENEEKRRIAEEARKKQEQDDAKLAQRLQADENRQDGHPTSPHLLNAEEWAVTPSAPPVDGVLYPDDFASEPPRATLIPPPRPQQSGAALLGSRRLRAVRVPAALLARFLALAADNTARNVELCGILAGILERDQLKITHVVVPKQTGTADSCSTNNEEEIFHYQDQHNLITLGWIHTHPTQTAFLSSVDLHTQCSYQLMMPEAIAIVCAPKYNETGYFALTPEYGMQYIANCRQTGFHPHPNDPPLFYTVSHIRIDNTAPVEMVDLRR
- the LOC113401300 gene encoding uncharacterized protein LOC113401300, which codes for MCKCVDLNNVLDRNCNYSVSKEIQYSRKNRKVSVTPSCFSICKIGAGDSAINRHSLDSKIQAKCMEKNTGNGGGDTVLLKCTQRKPTYSLLSVYFSNNHLVAIIKSVTKILLLSFAIIAWSPCIISVYIYWLITYPLRPQHIFTQSKYDECAKCKSCFQCGNAFWYSIFHSIVRALEKLGHAYNILVSSIKNKKHENKNRIGPFLPQSTVINKCLRHKHRKLHFNANPRERYTLSYMQRRGWIIKPSRKHRKRKHYLHKYYPIDNIDKSCVAAKNKQYPEVFGINTPGTLPSLKYLSCIRLSKKGHKENKSKKNFKNYSSKVVSTKSCPVLIKTSTSRTEKPNKQCLYCPKTSFVIPPEQRKRTKSVLLTRDSFRKLKHINQSKSVTTKQKVFRYFKTALKNIKSVARETDTKAWQNDDICKDIYVSNLRTKPWFWVYKLCPSFYPYFLVFIRFNENCAHCFLLMVSSCIWFPIICCCYLYCSLISECI